The Dokdonia sp. 4H-3-7-5 genomic interval TTTCAAAGTGAACCTATTATTTATGCGTTACTGAGAGAAGGAGCTACTCCTGTAAACAATGATTTATCATTTGCGCTAGACACCTATCATTATCCATCTGTCAAGGCTTTAATGAGTGTTGAGTTTGATGCATTTGAAGCAGGTAAAAAAGAACTATCTCTAGCCGTAGAAAACAATGATGCTGACCTCGCTGAAAAATTTACAATACTTGGTGCAACCGCAGATGCATCTCTTTTAGATAGCGCTCTGAGAAATGATAATGAAGATCTTAAAAATATAATCATACCTGTAACTGAAGCAAATGAAAATACTCTCGAAGTCACATCAATGCTTGATAACACAGCGTTATTCAATTACTTTATTAATAAGAATGCACGTATAAGCAGTAATAAAATCCCTAATATAGCAACAGACAATAATAATTATGAAATTCTAGATATCTCACTTAAAAATGGGGGAAACGCTTCTGAGTCATTAGAGTATGCCATCATCAAAGAGAATATCAAAGCTATCAATGTCGCGCTTCAAAATAAGGCAGCTCCAGACAGCGCACTATTTTATGCTGCTCAGAAAGATGATGCTCAATTATTTAATGATGTATTAAACCTGTATAATGGAAACCCACATGTAGCTATGAAAGCAGCTATTAAAGAAGACAACTTACCTTTTGCAGCATCTGTGATTGCTACAAAGAAAGAAGGGATGAATGTTGATAATCTGTTACCCCTTGCTGTAGCTGGTGAAAATGTTGACATGGTAAAACTATTGGTTTCTAATAATAGCAACCCTAGTAGCGGAATTAATAAAGCCATAACTATAGAGAACCAAACTATAAGTCAGTACTTAATCTCTATGGGGGCAGACACTACAGACCCACGACTCATCGAATCAGCAATTACAAATGAAAACCTAGGTCTTGTTGAGTTACTTGTGAATCAAGGAGACATTAACCTCAACCAAGCATTACTTGACGCAACAAAAACAGAAAATATTGAAATTGTAAATTCCTTATTAAAAAGCGGAGCTAAAGCTGATGAGTCATTAGCTAATGCAATGGAAACTAAAAATGAACCTCTTATTTTATTACTAATGGATTATGTATCTAGTTTAAATAGTAATGAGTTTATTCGCAGCGCAGCACGTAAAGGAAATTTATCAGTTGCAAAAAGGCTACTATATAATGGAGCAAATCCTTCCCTAGCTATTGAAGATGCTATCCGTTATAAAATGATAGGTTCTCTAAAAGAGCTTATTAAAAATGGAGCTACATGCAGTCAAGAGCATTTAAGAATAGCCATAGATTATCAGTTTACTGAAGGAGTATTACTACTTGTGAAACAGCAAGAAATAGATTTAAATACTGCTTTTGATAATGGTAATTACCCAATACATACCCTAAGTAGATCATTAACTGAAGAGAGTAAATTAATTATGCAAATGCTCATTGAACTTGGCGCTCGCATAAACATTCAAGATTCATCTGGTGATACGGCATTACATATTCTAGCTAGTCAAAAGGAATATGCGCTACCTATAATAGAACTCTTGATAACCAATGATGCAAATCCAAATCAAATGAACCATAAAGGTAAGAAGCCACTTGATTATGCATTAAATAAAACTACAAGAAGCATTTTTAAGAAAGCAATGCGGGCGAAATAGATAGAACAAATATTAAATAAATAAAAAAGAGCGCATTTATATAAATGCGCTCTTTCGTATAAAATTCCTGTGAGTTTATATATTAATAAACAACTTACCATTGATTTCCGTTATTATTCCCAATCTGGCATAAGAGCGTTTGTAAATAGTTCATCATTATCATCAGAATCATTCAGAAAGGCGAGATATATTGAAGGTATTGCTCCTTGGTTATTTAAAACTCTTGTCAATATAATTCTCCCTTCGTCAGGAGAGTAACTAGGAAAAAGATCATTCTCCCCTGCTATTACCTCTGTCTCTACCACTGAGGTCTCTTGAGTATTTACATTATATTCAAAAATTCGACTTGTGAAAATTCTATAATCTCCATTTTCTGAGCCTGAAACATCACGCGCATAGAGGACTTTATCCATATTTGCAGTTACATCTATTCCCGAAACTGCACCGAGTTGATTTTCTAAAACTGTGTATAATAGTTGACCTGAGCTCTGAGAAATAGCAAATACTCTAACATTGTAACCGTCAACATCATTGGTTTTTAAAATAATAGTATCGGGATTGAATGACGAAACAGCTACATCAGATATTAATGACCCATCATTCGTTTGATATATTTGAGATAACCCACTACCATCATTATTAATGGCGTATAGTTTATCAAAGTTTGGATAATAAAATTTTTGTCCATTTTCAGCCCAAGTAAATTGTATACTTTCCTGTCTAAATCCAGCAACAGGAACCGTGGAAGTGATTTGTTGTTCATTTGCTCCAGCAAGACTCATTGTAAAAATTTGATTTTCTCCTCCTATAGTTCTTAGAAATGCAATTTTACCGACGTTGTTATTTCGCTTAGGTCGAAAACTATTTTTAGATTCATCTGTAAGCTGTAGAACATTTGCATCAGTGGTTTCATTAACCTCATCAGAATTTGCTCCAGAAAATACAACACTATTTCCGTCTATCCTTTTTATGAATAAGAAAGGATTATTTTGCGCAGAAAATGTAGTGAAAGAACTTATTTCTGAACTTACTGATTCATTAAGTTCATCTTTTGCAGAGACTTGCCAAAAATAATTGGTCTCAAGACTTAAATTATTTACAGTATACGTAGTATCTCCTACTATTTGAAATTCTTCCATCTCATTTGTAGAACCATTTCTTAATTGAATTGTATAACTAAGTTCATCGTCCTCGGGATCTATTGAATTCCATGCAAACTCAATTTCAAGTAATTGATTTACAGATCCATCAACAGGGTTGAGAAGAACAGGTGTACTTGGAGCTCCATTTCCTGTGTTTGAAAGCACTAATTCTATAGCTACTTCAGAAGTCAATCCTTCAAGAACTTCCACTCCCTCAAACTCGGTATTATAGTTATCTAATTCGGCTTCCACTGAATATGAATTTACAAGTACATTAGAAATACTAAATTTCCCTTCTTCATTTGTGAAAACGGTATTACTAGCAGGACTAGTAGAGATCTTTACATTATTTAGTGGCTCGTTTGTGTCTTCTGCTGTAACAACTCCTGATATTGATCCGAATACATCTGCCTCTATAGTATCTTCAGAACAACCTAAGAATAATAAAATTGCAAATGTGACTATAATTAAAAAGTACTTATTCATTGTTGACATTTTTAAATTCTTCAATTTTCAATTACTATTAACTTATTATCTTTCTTCTTATGGCTTTTAAAGTTTAGCCCATACCTTAAACCAAAACCAAAATTATAGTAGAAATCATTGCGCTTTCCTTGATCAATAAAATCAATATCATCGTTAAGTAATACATTATGTTCAGCAAAAGCAGTGAAGCTCAATCTAGGTGAAAACTTATATTGTAAACCTGCTCCGTATTGTAATTTGGGAAAAGTTTTACCAAGACCTAATCCATCTTGGGCCGAGTCTACTAAATCAACTACCAAACCAGGACCTCCATATATATATGGACCAAAATCATCTTTCGGTAATAAAAACATTCTTGCATTTAAATCTACACTCCCCATAATATTTGAGTATGCGTCACCATTATTTAATTCAAAAGCACTCCCAGAAAGACCGACACTAAAGTTATCCGTAACATCGTGCTCTATAGTAAGTTTTGACATGAAACCAGGTTTGTTTGGAGTTAAATCGCCATCTATTAAGTTTACACCACCTTGAAGTGTAACATGAGTATCATACTCATCATTTACAAACATTCTATCGTAAAGACCTGAACTTTCTTCTAGCTCCTTTTCCTTCAAATAATTTGAAATAAGCTCTTCATTCACTTCACGACCATCTTTTGCACTCCAATATTGATCAATGAGCCCTTCCATTATTAAATCGTGTACTGCCCGCTCTATTGCATCTTTTACCGCAATCTGAACAGGTTCATTTTGAGTGATTCCCGTTTCTGCCTCCAACAACCGCTGAAACTTAACAAATCTAAAAAAGCTTGCGTCAAGAGCTTGTGATAAGATAGTTTTTGAGACATATATTGTTTTTAAAATCTCACCATTACTTGTTGATACAGCTCTGAGATAAACAGTTATTCTATCCTGCCTGTATTTAGCAGATCCGCCTAACCCAAAATATCTAACACCAAGACCTCCTGTAACGATATTCGTATCATAAGATACGATTCCCCCCTCTAATAGTAACCCTGCATATAATAATGGCGGCAAAGGTGGTTCATTGGGGTTTAAGTTTTTAATATATTCTTGTTTTGTATTACGTATAATATTACGTTCTGTAGATAAGTTGCTTAAATTCTCTCTTTCAATAGGTCTAAACCACCCAGAATCTTCTAGAGCTTTTATCAAAATTGTTGTTCCACCTTGGGTAACGGCCGTGCTAAAAGTACTTCCAGTTTCAATAGCTTTAAACTGCCCAGTTTGATCACTGAAATTATAAACTGCAACTTCAACAGGCAATGATGCTTCTGGAAGATCTAATAACTTTTTTGTGGTTTTCCCAAACTCCCCCGTTCTAGCAGGCTGCTGGTCAAATTTCTGATTAAAATAAGCTCCACATGAAGACAATAAAAAGAAGCTGATTACAAGTGTCAACTTTTGTAAAATTCTCATAAACATTCAGTTAGTTCTAGTTAGGTACTACTATTTGCGTTTCTTCACCATTATTGGTATCCAAAATATTTATAACTAATCCCTCAAAGGTTTCGAACACCTCTACATTAAGCGATCCAAAAGTAAAAGTTCCTTCTTCAGTAATATTTAAAGCGTTTAGTTGTGCCTGACTTAGCTGGCTCTCTATAGCATTTAATAAATTCCTATTAAGCTCTCTGCCAAACTGCTGCAGCTCCGATAAGTTCTCTTGCTCATCAACAGATTCTGAAAGGCTATTTTGTAATGTTACAGAAGTTATAATTTGCTGATAATTAAAGGTATCCCCTCCAAAAAAAGGGCTTATAGGTTTATAAGAAAATTGTTGTGCTTTCGCGAAAGCAGAAACTCCTACAGCAATAAATAAAAAAAGTAATATTCTCATATCAATATTGTATTTGTTGATCCTTTTGTTGTTCTAAAATTTGCAATATTTTACCTACTCTACTAATTGTAAACTGTGCCTGCTCTTCTAAAAATTTACGCTGAGGTTGAGAGAAAAATTTCCATACTATTTGATTATCAACCTTAACTGTTATTAATGTTGTTCTTGATCTACCAGGCACTTCTTCGATAATAATATCTTTAGGTGACTTAATAGATTTATTAAAGTATAGCGAGTAGAAATACTTAAAAAAGTCTCTTCCCGCTTTTGTAATTGTCTTCTGAATTACTAACCCCTCTATAAAAAAGCCATCTTGCGGTTTTGCTTGATCGCTTGATCGAAAAAGATCCTTCTTAGGTTGCTGGATATCAATTTCTGAAAGACTCCCATTTTCTAGAACTATTCGATCTTTACCTAAAGGTTTACCGTCCTTATCAAAAATGAGTAATGCGAGTACTGTTTTATTTGTAACCGCATTTCCCAGAACCAATGTTTGTAATACTTTTTTCTCATACGGCTTTAAAACAAACCGTTGCTTATCACTATCCTTTTGTATAGTACCATCATCTTGTGTTTTGAAAATCAAAAATTCATATTCAAGAGGTAACTCGACAGGTGTTTTATTTTCTGCTAATGCAAAAAACTTTAAAAACTCGCTATTTCTTTCTATTCTTACTGATGCAGCTACTTCTTTATTATAATATTGCGCCTGCATCCCTAAGGATGAAAAGAAAAATAGTAACATAAGCTTCTTAAACAACTTCAAAATTATCTTTGTATTTAAAATTTTAATTATCTGGTGTTCCGTTAGTGCTACTTCTAATTATTAATGATGGTGATGCTTCTGTTTGAATAAATTGTAATGATTCTGTAAGGCTATTAGAGCCTAATCTTTGAAAATTGAGATTATTTCCTTGTTGCTCTAGATCTAATGAAATATTTGCTGTTCTGTCTTGAACAATATCAAATACTACATTTCTATTACCCTCCTGTTTAATATCTGTGATTACAGTGTCAACATTATAATCTAAACCCGTAAGGTTAAAGTCTCCATTTTGCTCTATATTTATTTCACTTGCTCTACTTTTTACATTTAATAACGCAGCATTAAAGTCTCCTATTTGCGCAATAAAAACACTATTTCCCTGAATTGAAGTATTCCTAGTATTCTTTGCAGTACCTATTCCAAAATCACCAAGAGCAGCTTTTGTTACAATATCTTTCTTTACAAGTTCTACGTTTGTGAGTTTAGTAGTACCCTCAATATCCTCATTATAGGTTTGTGCATTAACCGAAATTGTCGTAAAAAAAAACACTAAACACATTATATATAATTTCATAATATTATCATATTAAGTTAATTCAGATACATATTCTAAAAAAACAGTGGACATACTTGATATCAAGTATGTCCAAGTTTTTATTAATTTAGATGTAAATCATTTTTTTGTAATAAAAATGACCCAATCTAAAATTCAATCAATTGATTTATAGACCTGAACCAGATCTAGCTCTTGCTGGAGCAGCCATAGCAGCTCTTGTAACCATATTAGCAGTTTGAGAAGTTCCTATAGCAGGTAAGATTCCTGAGAAACCTGTAGTTTGGAAAACATCAAGTGTATTTCCTCCATCAGGAAGTCCTCCTGGTACATTTTGCTCAGCTTTCCAGCTTTGTCCTATGTCTCCATCTTGACGAACTACGATAGTGTTCATATCTCCTCTTTGTGCAGTTTCTAAAGCGTTAAAATCTCCAGTTTGAAGTGCATCAACAACGTGATCTTTTCCTCTTTGAGTAGAGATAGCGTAGTTGTTTGTTCCTTGCTGATCAATTGTGATATCATTACGACGCCCATTTTGACCAGTCGCTACGTAGTTATCGTCTCCAGTTTGGTTTTGAACTACAGAGTTACCACGACCTGTTGGTGATCCAAAAATGTTTTGAAATACATAAGCTTCGTTCCCTACACCGTCTTGATTTTGCTCAGAATAATCTCCGTTAGTATCACTAGTACCATCCCCAAATTGATGAGTCTCAGCTAAATTGCTATTTCCTTCTTGTACTTGGATAGCTTTACTCCAACTTGAAACTTGACTTTCAATACCGTTAGAGATATCGTCTACACCGTTTACAGCAGTAAACTGAGCTGCAGTGTTAGCATCATCTAAAAGAATATTACTACCTTGATTAACTAATGCCTCATTTCCTAAAACGTTATCATCCGTAGTCTGAGTTTGATTTGACATATTGTTGTTACCTTCTTGGAAAAGTCTTGCATAATTACGTCCAGAAGTACCGTCAGAAAGTTGATTAATTGTTCCTTGGTTATCCACACCTAGTTGCTCAGAAAGAGCTTCTTGACCTAGGCTATTTTCTGGATCTGCTTGTTGCTTAATTTCAACTGCATTGTTTGTACCACTTTGTAACGCTAATGCATCACTGTTATCCCAAGTTTGTAAAATTCTAGCAGAGTTATCATTACCTCTTTGGTCAACGCCTGCATAATTGTTTTCTGCATTTTGAGCAGTACCTTGCTGGATATCTGCAGAGTTTCCTGTTGTTCCTGCTACCGAGTTTTCTTGATACACTTGAGCATCGTTAAAATCTCCTTGTTGCTCAATGCGGGCATCATTCTGATCTCCTACTTGATTTGCTTGTGCATCGTTATCAATGGCGCTTATGAAGAAACCTCCGTTATTAGTGTTACCTGTTTGACGCATAGAAACAAGGTTTCCATCACCGTCTTGAGTTGCATACATAGAGTTTAAATCACCAGCCTGACGAGCTCGTACTAGGTTATTATTTCCGTTTTGTGTAGAATAACCAGTATTAGGGCCTATTCCAAAAGCTTGTGGTAATGCGTCTGCCGTTTCAATAGTTGCCGAACTAGTTAAAGGAAAACCTGCCGTTACTAGTACTGGAGTGTCCTGGAAATTTGCCTCAGTAGCTTCTGTGGTTGTCTGCCCCAGAGCAACTGCTCCGATCATGAGTGCCGCAGCACTAAAAATTACTTTTTTCATAATAATTGAGTTTAAGTTAATAATATATAAATGGTTAATAAATACATATTTATAAGACACAACAAATCATCGTCATTGTCATCGCAATTGCGTCTTTTAATCTATTATTACGGGGGAGTATGTATTACGAGGGGGAGATAATGGTTGTAATACGAGTACTAAATTAGGAAAATCTATCTCTCTTCCAAGAAGTTACCAGCTGTTTTCGATGAAACGTTATGGTATTTTTAACATTTTTCGGTTAGCACTAGTGTTTACAGTGTCTAAGCACGTAGGGGTAAACACCCCTTTATAGGTGCGGCTATATTAGAATCAGATTTTTCTTACGAGTACGCTGACTATAAGAAACTTACAGTCGTCTTATACTTGTACATTATAAAGCCTTGCGACTTAAATTAAAAACATCCCTTAATTTACGAAGAGTAATTCTCTATATTTTGGTAAAGGCCATAACTCATCTTCTACTAAAAGTTCTAGCTTGTCACAATCTCTTCTTATCTGTTCAAAAAATGGTTTCACTTTCGCAGCATAACTGCCTGCCTTGTCTTTAAGGTCAAGTGCATTTGCTTCTTTTCGAGCATTTATCATTTCCGTTATGAGACTATTAATACTAGCGGTATGTTCTGAGATTGATTTAATAATGGTTGTTTGCGCTTTCGCGAAAGCGGTAAAATCTTCTCCGTATATTTCTTTCAAACCTCTTACATTGTCTATCAAAACATTTTGATATCTCAAAGCTGTAGGAATAATATGATTACGAGCTACATCACCCAGCACACGGCTTTCTATTTGTATGCGCTTAACATATTCTTCTAATTCAATCTCGTAACGCGCTTGAATCTCAACATTGTTCATAATACCTAAAGACTCAAATAATGCTATCGTACTCTTACTTATACGACCTTCAAGAGCAGATACTGTAGTCTTATTATTGCTAAGCTTGCGCTTTTTTGCTTCTTTTTCCCAAGAGGCTCCATAACCATCTCCCTCAAATCTTATTTTCTTACTATCCTTTATATACTCTCTAAGGATATTAAAGATAGCATCGTCCTTTTTCATGTCCTTATTATCAATAAGAGCATCTACCTCCTTTTTAAAAGCAATAAGCTGTTGCGCCACGATTGCGTTAAGAACCGTCATCGGGTTTGCGCAGTTTGCAGTAGCACCTACGGCTCTAAATTCAAATTTATTACCTGTAAACGCAAAAGGTGAGGTACGATTGCGATCTGTATTATCAAGTAAAATCTCTGGAATCTTACCTATTACATTAAGTTTTAAATCTGTTTTTTCTTGTGGAGATAATTTCCCATCTGTTACTTTTTCTAACTCATCTAACACTTGTGTGAGTTGCGAACCTATAAATACAGATATAATGGCTGGTGGTGCTTCATTTGCACCTAGACGATAATCATTACCCGCACTAGCAATAGAAGCTCTAAGCAAAGCTTCATGCTCATGAACCGCTTTAATAGTATTTACAAAGAAGGTGAGAAATTGTAAATTTTTCATTGGAGTACTTCCTGGGCTTAGTAGGTTTACTCCAGTATCTGTAGCTAGTGACCAGTTATTATGTTTCCCGCTACCATTTATATTCTCAAATGGTTTCTCATGAAAGAGTACCTTAAAGTGATGACGTTGCGCTACTTTCTGCATCACATCCATGAGTAATGCATTATGATCTACCGCTAGATTTGCTTCTTCAAAAATAGGAGCCATCTCAAATTGATTAGGAGCAACTTCATTATGCCTTGTCTTTAAAGGAATACCAAGTAACAAGCATTCTTGCTCTAACTCCTTTAAATATGCCAGCACACGGATAGGAATAGATCCAAAGTAATGATCATCGAGTTGCTGTCCTTTGGCAGCCGCATGGCCTAAAAGCGTTCTTCCTGTAAGCATTAAGTCTGGTCTCGCAGCTGCTAGTGATGCATCTATAAGAAAAAACTCCTGCTCCCAACCTAAGGTCGCTGTTACTTTATTTACATTTTTATTAAAATATTGAGCGACTGCCGTAGCAGCTTGATCAATCGTGTTAAGAGCTTTTAATAAAGGTGTCTTATAATCAAGTGCTTCTCCCGTGTATGCAACAAAAACCGTTGGAATACACAAGGTATTGTCATATATAAATGCTGGTGAAGTAGGATCCCAAGCGGTATATCCTCTTGCTTCAAAAGTGTTGCGTATTCCTCCATTAGGAAAACTACTTGCATCTGGCTCTTGCTGTGCTAGCTGCCCACCGTCAAATTTATCAATAACATGACCATCTGTTGTAATTTCAAAAAAAGCATCATGCTTCTCTGCCGTGGCACCTGTGAGCGGTTGAAACCAATGCGTGTAATGAGTAGCTCCTTTATCAAGTGCCCAAGATTTCATTCCTGTAGCAATGGCATCTGCGGTGATGCGATCTATATTATCTCCTTTTCGTATCGCTGTCTGCACACTGTCTATGGTA includes:
- a CDS encoding carboxypeptidase regulatory-like domain-containing protein; protein product: MNKYFLIIVTFAILLFLGCSEDTIEADVFGSISGVVTAEDTNEPLNNVKISTSPASNTVFTNEEGKFSISNVLVNSYSVEAELDNYNTEFEGVEVLEGLTSEVAIELVLSNTGNGAPSTPVLLNPVDGSVNQLLEIEFAWNSIDPEDDELSYTIQLRNGSTNEMEEFQIVGDTTYTVNNLSLETNYFWQVSAKDELNESVSSEISSFTTFSAQNNPFLFIKRIDGNSVVFSGANSDEVNETTDANVLQLTDESKNSFRPKRNNNVGKIAFLRTIGGENQIFTMSLAGANEQQITSTVPVAGFRQESIQFTWAENGQKFYYPNFDKLYAINNDGSGLSQIYQTNDGSLISDVAVSSFNPDTIILKTNDVDGYNVRVFAISQSSGQLLYTVLENQLGAVSGIDVTANMDKVLYARDVSGSENGDYRIFTSRIFEYNVNTQETSVVETEVIAGENDLFPSYSPDEGRIILTRVLNNQGAIPSIYLAFLNDSDDNDELFTNALMPDWE
- a CDS encoding CsgG/HfaB family protein, producing MRILQKLTLVISFFLLSSCGAYFNQKFDQQPARTGEFGKTTKKLLDLPEASLPVEVAVYNFSDQTGQFKAIETGSTFSTAVTQGGTTILIKALEDSGWFRPIERENLSNLSTERNIIRNTKQEYIKNLNPNEPPLPPLLYAGLLLEGGIVSYDTNIVTGGLGVRYFGLGGSAKYRQDRITVYLRAVSTSNGEILKTIYVSKTILSQALDASFFRFVKFQRLLEAETGITQNEPVQIAVKDAIERAVHDLIMEGLIDQYWSAKDGREVNEELISNYLKEKELEESSGLYDRMFVNDEYDTHVTLQGGVNLIDGDLTPNKPGFMSKLTIEHDVTDNFSVGLSGSAFELNNGDAYSNIMGSVDLNARMFLLPKDDFGPYIYGGPGLVVDLVDSAQDGLGLGKTFPKLQYGAGLQYKFSPRLSFTAFAEHNVLLNDDIDFIDQGKRNDFYYNFGFGLRYGLNFKSHKKKDNKLIVIEN
- a CDS encoding curli assembly protein CsgF; amino-acid sequence: MRILLFLFIAVGVSAFAKAQQFSYKPISPFFGGDTFNYQQIITSVTLQNSLSESVDEQENLSELQQFGRELNRNLLNAIESQLSQAQLNALNITEEGTFTFGSLNVEVFETFEGLVINILDTNNGEETQIVVPN
- a CDS encoding CsgE family curli-type amyloid fiber assembly protein, which translates into the protein MLLFFFSSLGMQAQYYNKEVAASVRIERNSEFLKFFALAENKTPVELPLEYEFLIFKTQDDGTIQKDSDKQRFVLKPYEKKVLQTLVLGNAVTNKTVLALLIFDKDGKPLGKDRIVLENGSLSEIDIQQPKKDLFRSSDQAKPQDGFFIEGLVIQKTITKAGRDFFKYFYSLYFNKSIKSPKDIIIEEVPGRSRTTLITVKVDNQIVWKFFSQPQRKFLEEQAQFTISRVGKILQILEQQKDQQIQY
- a CDS encoding curlin associated repeat-containing protein; this encodes MKKVIFSAAALMIGAVALGQTTTEATEANFQDTPVLVTAGFPLTSSATIETADALPQAFGIGPNTGYSTQNGNNNLVRARQAGDLNSMYATQDGDGNLVSMRQTGNTNNGGFFISAIDNDAQANQVGDQNDARIEQQGDFNDAQVYQENSVAGTTGNSADIQQGTAQNAENNYAGVDQRGNDNSARILQTWDNSDALALQSGTNNAVEIKQQADPENSLGQEALSEQLGVDNQGTINQLSDGTSGRNYARLFQEGNNNMSNQTQTTDDNVLGNEALVNQGSNILLDDANTAAQFTAVNGVDDISNGIESQVSSWSKAIQVQEGNSNLAETHQFGDGTSDTNGDYSEQNQDGVGNEAYVFQNIFGSPTGRGNSVVQNQTGDDNYVATGQNGRRNDITIDQQGTNNYAISTQRGKDHVVDALQTGDFNALETAQRGDMNTIVVRQDGDIGQSWKAEQNVPGGLPDGGNTLDVFQTTGFSGILPAIGTSQTANMVTRAAMAAPARARSGSGL
- a CDS encoding glutamine synthetase III — protein: MSKIRFKALHDVQHRPAVSFEALGRPSSLFKSNVFGEQAMRQFLSKSTIDSVQTAIRKGDNIDRITADAIATGMKSWALDKGATHYTHWFQPLTGATAEKHDAFFEITTDGHVIDKFDGGQLAQQEPDASSFPNGGIRNTFEARGYTAWDPTSPAFIYDNTLCIPTVFVAYTGEALDYKTPLLKALNTIDQAATAVAQYFNKNVNKVTATLGWEQEFFLIDASLAAARPDLMLTGRTLLGHAAAKGQQLDDHYFGSIPIRVLAYLKELEQECLLLGIPLKTRHNEVAPNQFEMAPIFEEANLAVDHNALLMDVMQKVAQRHHFKVLFHEKPFENINGSGKHNNWSLATDTGVNLLSPGSTPMKNLQFLTFFVNTIKAVHEHEALLRASIASAGNDYRLGANEAPPAIISVFIGSQLTQVLDELEKVTDGKLSPQEKTDLKLNVIGKIPEILLDNTDRNRTSPFAFTGNKFEFRAVGATANCANPMTVLNAIVAQQLIAFKKEVDALIDNKDMKKDDAIFNILREYIKDSKKIRFEGDGYGASWEKEAKKRKLSNNKTTVSALEGRISKSTIALFESLGIMNNVEIQARYEIELEEYVKRIQIESRVLGDVARNHIIPTALRYQNVLIDNVRGLKEIYGEDFTAFAKAQTTIIKSISEHTASINSLITEMINARKEANALDLKDKAGSYAAKVKPFFEQIRRDCDKLELLVEDELWPLPKYRELLFVN